The proteins below come from a single Marinobacter bohaiensis genomic window:
- a CDS encoding HIT family protein: MTRACIFCEIAQGKAPKALVYEDDHCLAFMDIHPLGDGHVLVIPVEHAVQITDLAPETSEHLFNVAQRILRGQRRLGLGLNGTHILLNDGEAANQTVPHAHIHVIPRKKGDSLRSASRLLLHVTGLFGARAKRTTLEQQAKALRYELDGRTPD, from the coding sequence GTGACCCGAGCATGCATTTTCTGCGAGATTGCCCAGGGCAAGGCCCCCAAGGCGCTCGTCTATGAAGACGATCACTGTCTCGCCTTCATGGACATCCACCCGCTGGGCGACGGGCACGTCCTGGTCATCCCGGTTGAACACGCCGTTCAGATCACCGATTTGGCTCCGGAAACCTCCGAGCACCTGTTCAACGTGGCCCAACGGATCCTGCGCGGCCAGCGGCGTTTGGGCCTGGGGCTGAACGGTACCCATATCCTGCTCAACGATGGCGAGGCGGCGAATCAGACGGTTCCGCACGCCCATATTCACGTCATCCCCCGCAAGAAAGGCGATAGCTTGCGTTCGGCCAGCCGGTTGCTGCTGCACGTCACCGGATTGTTCGGCGCCAGGGCGAAACGGACCACCCTGGAGCAACAGGCGAAAGCGTTGCGATATGAGCTCGATGGCAGAACCCCGGACTAG
- the coaE gene encoding dephospho-CoA kinase (Dephospho-CoA kinase (CoaE) performs the final step in coenzyme A biosynthesis.): protein MRVIGLTGGIGSGKSSITALFEARGVHAVDADTVAREVVEPGQPALDRIAEHFGRDILDGRGALDRAALRQIVFEQPAEREWLEQLLHPIIRQELMRQLWLSEDAAPPADYEAGYVLLVSPLLLETDQNQLVDRVIVIDVPVDVQIERTMARDANDRDQVERIIAAQMDRQERLDRADFVIDNSGALDEAESQVVRIHQQLSEA from the coding sequence ATGCGCGTTATTGGTCTGACAGGCGGGATCGGCAGTGGCAAATCGAGCATCACAGCGTTGTTCGAGGCACGGGGGGTCCACGCGGTGGATGCGGACACGGTCGCCCGGGAGGTCGTCGAGCCCGGCCAGCCGGCGCTGGATCGCATTGCTGAGCACTTCGGCCGCGATATTCTCGACGGCCGTGGCGCCCTGGACCGCGCTGCGTTGCGGCAAATCGTGTTTGAGCAACCGGCCGAGCGGGAATGGCTTGAGCAGCTGCTGCACCCGATCATCCGGCAGGAGCTGATGCGCCAGCTCTGGTTGAGCGAGGACGCCGCGCCGCCCGCCGATTATGAGGCGGGTTACGTTCTGCTCGTCTCCCCGCTGCTGCTGGAAACCGACCAGAACCAGCTGGTGGATCGGGTCATCGTGATCGATGTGCCGGTCGACGTGCAGATCGAGCGCACCATGGCCCGGGACGCAAATGACCGGGACCAGGTGGAGCGGATCATCGCCGCCCAGATGGATCGTCAGGAGCGGCTCGACCGCGCGGATTTCGTCATAGACAATTCAGGCGCGCTCGACGAAGCTGAAAGTCAGGTGGTGCGCATCCACCAGCAGCTTTCTGAGGCCTGA
- a CDS encoding prepilin peptidase, with translation MTNFDTLIQSPAYLYPILIFLTLCIGSFLNVVILRLPKMMEQDWRCQCEDFLEVPEGKRKDDRKITLASPNSTCPSCGHEIKPWENIPVISYLLLRGKCAACKSGISVRYPLIEAATAVLSVFTVAWLGATPASLWALVLVWALIALTVIDFDTQLLPDSITLPLLWLGLILNYFGVLTDFQSAFWGAIFGYLSLWSIYWLFKIVTGKEGMGHGDFKLLGALGAWLGWQLLPAVILLSSVVGAVIGISLIVFRGHGREVPIPFGPYLAIAGLLALWFGPELQSFWFNFLGV, from the coding sequence ATGACGAACTTTGATACACTCATCCAGTCCCCCGCATACCTCTACCCCATCCTAATCTTCCTAACCCTCTGCATCGGCAGCTTCCTGAACGTCGTCATCCTCCGCCTCCCCAAGATGATGGAGCAGGACTGGCGCTGTCAGTGCGAAGATTTCCTGGAGGTGCCGGAAGGCAAACGCAAGGACGATCGGAAGATCACCCTCGCCTCGCCCAATTCCACCTGCCCCTCCTGCGGCCACGAGATCAAGCCCTGGGAGAACATTCCGGTCATCAGCTACCTGCTGTTGCGTGGCAAGTGTGCCGCCTGCAAGTCCGGCATTTCCGTTCGCTACCCGCTGATTGAAGCAGCTACGGCCGTTCTGTCCGTGTTTACAGTGGCCTGGCTGGGTGCGACGCCGGCCAGCCTTTGGGCGCTGGTGCTAGTCTGGGCGCTGATTGCGCTGACGGTGATCGACTTCGACACCCAACTGCTGCCGGACAGCATCACCCTGCCCCTGCTCTGGCTGGGCCTGATCCTGAACTATTTCGGCGTGCTCACCGACTTCCAGAGCGCGTTCTGGGGCGCGATCTTCGGCTACCTGTCCCTCTGGTCCATCTACTGGCTGTTCAAGATCGTGACCGGCAAGGAAGGCATGGGCCACGGCGACTTCAAGCTGCTCGGTGCCCTGGGCGCCTGGCTGGGCTGGCAGTTGCTGCCGGCCGTGATCCTGCTGTCGTCCGTCGTTGGCGCCGTGATCGGGATCAGCCTGATCGTGTTCCGGGGTCACGGCCGTGAAGTACCGATTCCGTTCGGGCCCTACCTGGCGATTGCCGGCCTGCTCGCGCTGTGGTTCGGGCCGGAGCTGCAGAGCTTCTGGTTCAACTTTCTGGGCGTGTAG
- a CDS encoding type II secretion system F family protein: MAENAQKLATYIWEGKDRKGNKTKGEVSGVNQALVKAQLRKQGIMPDKVRKKPKPLFGGSKKISPFDIALLTRQLATMMKAGVPLVQSFDIAGDGMEHKGLKELIASIRNDVASGTSFAAALRKHPRHFDDLYCNLVDSGEKAGALEQMLERIATYLEKTEGLKKKVKKAMTYPIAVIVVAIIVTAILLVKVVPQFESLFKGFGADLPVFTQMVVELSKWMQSWWFVVLLAISIVLFAFREGKRRSPKFSDAVDKVVLKIPVLGEIIDKSAVAKFGRVLSTTFASGVPLVDALDSVSGATGNALYRDAVKNIKDEVSSGTQLQAAMRQTGVFPIMAVQLTAIGEESGNLDEMLSKVADHYEGVVDDMVDNLTALMEPMIMAVLGVLIGGLIIAMYLPIFQMGQVVG, encoded by the coding sequence ATGGCAGAAAACGCGCAGAAACTCGCGACTTACATTTGGGAAGGCAAGGACCGCAAGGGCAACAAGACCAAGGGTGAAGTATCGGGAGTTAATCAGGCGCTGGTGAAAGCCCAGCTTCGCAAACAGGGCATCATGCCCGACAAAGTTAGAAAGAAACCTAAGCCGCTCTTCGGAGGCAGTAAGAAGATATCTCCGTTTGATATCGCATTGTTGACTCGGCAATTGGCAACCATGATGAAAGCCGGTGTCCCGCTTGTTCAGAGCTTTGATATCGCCGGCGACGGCATGGAACATAAGGGCCTGAAAGAGCTGATCGCCAGCATCCGGAACGACGTGGCGTCTGGAACGAGTTTCGCCGCAGCTCTACGAAAGCACCCGCGCCACTTTGACGATTTGTATTGCAATCTGGTTGATTCCGGTGAAAAAGCCGGTGCACTTGAGCAAATGCTTGAGAGGATAGCGACTTACCTTGAGAAAACAGAAGGTCTCAAGAAGAAAGTTAAAAAAGCGATGACCTACCCTATCGCGGTCATCGTGGTGGCCATAATTGTCACAGCCATACTGCTCGTGAAGGTCGTACCTCAATTTGAAAGCCTGTTTAAAGGATTTGGCGCCGACCTTCCGGTGTTCACGCAAATGGTCGTAGAGCTATCCAAGTGGATGCAATCCTGGTGGTTCGTTGTGTTGCTGGCAATTTCGATTGTTCTTTTTGCGTTTCGAGAGGGCAAACGGCGCTCGCCAAAGTTTTCTGATGCAGTTGACAAAGTTGTTCTGAAAATCCCGGTACTCGGCGAGATCATTGATAAGTCTGCGGTGGCCAAATTTGGCCGAGTCCTGTCAACGACATTCGCTTCCGGTGTTCCGTTGGTTGACGCACTTGACTCAGTCTCCGGAGCAACCGGTAACGCGCTCTATCGAGACGCCGTCAAAAACATCAAGGACGAGGTTTCCAGCGGCACACAGTTGCAGGCTGCCATGCGGCAGACAGGAGTCTTCCCCATTATGGCTGTCCAGCTCACCGCCATTGGGGAGGAATCTGGTAACCTCGACGAGATGCTATCAAAGGTCGCCGACCACTATGAGGGCGTCGTTGACGACATGGTCGACAACCTGACCGCATTAATGGAGCCAATGATCATGGCGGTCCTCGGCGTACTGATCGGTGGACTCATTATTGCGATGTATCTTCCCATCTTCCAAATGGGCCAAGTCGTCGGCTAG
- the pilB gene encoding type IV-A pilus assembly ATPase PilB: MPPDNHNVTLTGLARRFVEDGLLEEAAARDAFIQASNNKIPLITYLVQNNLADSRGLAYSAAMEFGVSVLDLSSFSPEMLPEKIVDEKLIRKHNALPLYKRGKRLFIAVSDPTNIQALDEIKFNTGLSTDAVLADEAKLREMIDRYLESSESSMGDLEDSELEDIDVEGGDDDGDDGAVSASDVDDAPIVKYVNKVLLDAIRGGASDIHFEPYEKTYRVRYRTDGVLKEMSKPSIKLAPKIAARVKIMAQLDISERRVPQDGRIKMKLSKTKAIDFRVNTLPTLWGEKIVLRILDPSSAKLGIDALGYEDEQKQMYMEALEQPQGMILVTGPTGSGKTVSLYTGLNILNTQERNISTAEDPAEINLEGINQVNVNNKVGLGFAEALRAFLRQDPDVIMVGEIRDLETANIAIKAAQTGHLVLSTLHTNSAPETLTRMMNMGVPAFNIATSVSLIIAQRLARRLCSCKEPVEVPKDVLLKEGFTEQQIDTGFTLYRPKGCDKCNGGYKGRVGIYEVVKVTENLANMIMEEASSIQIAKQAQAEGFANLRQSAIKKVMDGVTSLEEANRVTKD; this comes from the coding sequence ATGCCACCAGACAATCACAACGTCACCCTGACAGGCCTCGCCCGCCGCTTTGTAGAAGATGGCCTCCTCGAAGAGGCAGCAGCTCGCGATGCCTTTATTCAAGCATCAAACAACAAAATCCCGCTGATCACTTATCTGGTACAGAATAATCTGGCAGATAGCCGGGGGTTGGCTTACTCGGCGGCTATGGAGTTCGGCGTATCAGTTTTGGACCTGTCCTCGTTCTCCCCCGAAATGCTGCCGGAGAAGATTGTTGACGAAAAGCTCATCCGGAAGCACAACGCACTGCCGCTCTATAAGCGCGGCAAGAGGCTGTTCATAGCCGTATCGGACCCCACTAACATCCAGGCGCTAGACGAAATCAAGTTCAACACTGGCTTGAGCACCGATGCTGTTCTGGCTGACGAAGCAAAGCTTCGAGAGATGATCGACCGGTACCTTGAATCGAGCGAAAGCTCGATGGGCGATTTGGAAGACTCAGAGCTCGAAGACATTGATGTGGAAGGCGGCGATGACGACGGTGATGACGGAGCGGTAAGCGCGTCTGACGTCGATGATGCCCCCATCGTCAAGTACGTAAACAAAGTTCTGCTCGATGCTATCCGGGGCGGGGCCTCTGACATCCATTTTGAGCCGTACGAAAAAACCTACCGCGTGCGTTACCGCACTGACGGCGTGCTGAAGGAAATGTCCAAGCCGTCTATCAAGCTGGCCCCAAAAATCGCCGCGCGAGTCAAAATCATGGCTCAGTTGGACATCTCGGAGCGTCGAGTGCCGCAGGACGGCCGGATCAAGATGAAGCTGTCCAAAACCAAGGCCATCGATTTCCGGGTCAACACCCTCCCTACCCTTTGGGGCGAAAAGATCGTTTTGCGTATTCTTGACCCCAGCTCCGCCAAGCTGGGGATCGACGCCCTCGGCTACGAGGACGAACAGAAGCAGATGTATATGGAAGCCCTGGAACAACCACAGGGCATGATCCTGGTTACGGGTCCGACCGGGTCCGGTAAAACCGTCTCCCTATATACCGGCCTCAACATTCTCAATACGCAAGAGCGGAATATCTCTACCGCTGAAGATCCGGCGGAAATTAACCTGGAAGGCATAAACCAGGTCAACGTTAACAACAAGGTGGGCCTGGGCTTTGCCGAAGCGCTACGCGCTTTCCTGCGCCAGGATCCGGATGTCATCATGGTGGGTGAGATTCGGGATCTCGAGACCGCTAACATTGCCATCAAGGCGGCTCAGACAGGCCACCTGGTTCTGTCGACCCTTCACACCAACAGCGCTCCTGAAACGCTCACGCGAATGATGAATATGGGCGTACCGGCGTTCAACATCGCAACTTCCGTCAGCCTGATCATTGCCCAGCGACTGGCTCGACGTCTCTGTAGCTGCAAGGAGCCAGTCGAAGTCCCCAAGGACGTGCTTTTGAAGGAAGGCTTCACAGAGCAACAAATCGATACAGGCTTTACTTTGTACCGTCCCAAGGGCTGTGATAAATGCAATGGTGGATATAAGGGCCGCGTCGGCATCTACGAGGTCGTCAAGGTCACAGAGAACCTCGCCAACATGATTATGGAAGAGGCGAGCTCCATTCAGATTGCAAAACAGGCTCAGGCGGAAGGCTTCGCCAACTTGAGACAGTCCGCGATCAAGAAGGTCATGGACGGGGTAACCAGTCTCGAGGAAGCGAACCGCGTGACGAAGGATTAA
- a CDS encoding pilin, translating into MKNIQMNHAQKGFTLIELMIVVAIIGILAAIAIPQYQDYIARSQVTRVVGELSALKTSAEEQLMRGTTPSGGADAVGFAGSDLLESFTLNFDSSGAGTIGGELGGNASSAVDGATVTLSREADGTWSCAVTTGSVGGGWDDSYAPSGCPVSS; encoded by the coding sequence ATGAAAAATATCCAAATGAATCATGCGCAGAAGGGCTTTACGCTCATCGAATTGATGATCGTTGTAGCGATCATCGGCATCCTGGCGGCGATTGCTATTCCGCAGTATCAGGACTACATCGCGCGGTCTCAGGTTACTCGTGTCGTTGGTGAGTTGTCTGCCCTGAAAACCTCTGCTGAAGAGCAGTTGATGCGTGGCACGACTCCTTCTGGTGGCGCAGACGCCGTAGGTTTTGCCGGCTCTGATCTGCTGGAGAGCTTCACCCTCAACTTCGATTCCTCTGGTGCTGGAACTATCGGCGGTGAGTTGGGTGGCAACGCCAGTTCTGCGGTTGATGGCGCGACAGTAACTCTCAGTCGTGAGGCTGATGGCACTTGGTCATGTGCTGTTACTACCGGCTCTGTTGGCGGTGGTTGGGATGACTCCTACGCTCCGTCAGGCTGCCCGGTCAGCTCTTAA
- a CDS encoding PglL family O-oligosaccharyltransferase produces MKTETAQLPRLSVVVLSFLMLVPALGLFRVWPLYSAVSGGLTWLCVGFLFAIPLIIKRDKRFRFNVAVFFFLCLIVALAASVLVNSYTYEAAWRWYLVAFIICILALVAASDLKKSNPKQFHNSLAGFLWAGCFIYGLISLLKYYGVLALLFSWAEPVGGRLTGVWGQSNLTTTMCWLGVLASAVAMSSIRQKGLWLGSTMLFGWVLACSASRMSWLMVAGLFALIFVSRLSRYREEETIYACKLLARSIFMIIIMLFLVPPLNQLLQDRLVSFGLLDQGMAVSLVGRDVLHDNARLTELTKVISGVGAFSDLQWMFGVGPGNYPQFSYQADMTSPPQGLVPGTWLHSHNIFSMMLVEFGLFGLIIVLGFVALIAHVALKQSMTLARFFSIGGIGLLFIHSNLEYPLWYFWFLVLFCLLLTNLFEIKTVEGDSRWLKPVVGICGCLMVIVLLVNVGYQFFRISSVAVEVNRGSEDYQKLSFLANDSLMGPYAILRKYRDFAPESANVDWQLREARRMKRWQPRDLVLLREFSLLVLDEEYQEACVAAEHLAYRYPRSAPIMLNHSMLADTFSPARIAGIANCIEKGLAPRGETILSVEQKNKARLSR; encoded by the coding sequence TTGAAGACAGAGACCGCTCAGCTCCCTCGGTTGTCGGTAGTTGTGCTATCGTTTCTTATGTTAGTGCCAGCGTTAGGTCTGTTTAGGGTCTGGCCATTATACTCGGCTGTAAGCGGTGGCTTAACATGGCTTTGTGTCGGTTTCCTTTTTGCCATTCCTTTGATAATAAAGCGCGATAAACGCTTTCGCTTCAATGTCGCTGTGTTCTTCTTTCTCTGTTTGATAGTTGCGTTAGCTGCCTCGGTGCTGGTGAATAGTTATACTTATGAGGCTGCTTGGCGGTGGTATCTCGTTGCTTTTATTATTTGTATTTTGGCCCTGGTGGCTGCTAGCGATCTGAAAAAGAGCAATCCAAAGCAATTTCACAATAGTCTAGCCGGGTTTTTGTGGGCGGGTTGTTTTATTTATGGGCTTATAAGTCTTCTGAAATACTACGGAGTCCTTGCGTTACTGTTTTCATGGGCCGAGCCTGTGGGTGGGCGCCTAACTGGTGTCTGGGGGCAGTCAAACCTAACTACGACAATGTGTTGGTTGGGGGTTCTGGCTTCGGCAGTGGCTATGTCCAGTATAAGGCAGAAAGGGTTGTGGCTCGGTAGCACCATGTTATTTGGCTGGGTGTTGGCGTGTTCCGCCTCGCGAATGTCCTGGCTTATGGTGGCGGGGTTGTTCGCATTGATCTTTGTTAGCCGTTTATCGCGTTATCGGGAAGAGGAGACGATATACGCGTGTAAGTTGCTGGCTCGAAGCATTTTTATGATTATTATCATGTTGTTTCTCGTCCCACCATTAAATCAGCTTTTACAGGACCGGTTGGTTTCTTTCGGGTTGCTAGATCAGGGAATGGCTGTTTCTCTGGTCGGCAGGGATGTGTTACATGACAATGCCAGGTTGACGGAGCTAACTAAAGTTATATCGGGGGTGGGGGCGTTTTCCGACTTGCAATGGATGTTTGGGGTCGGGCCCGGGAACTATCCACAGTTTTCCTATCAAGCTGACATGACTTCACCTCCTCAAGGCTTGGTGCCGGGAACATGGCTTCACTCCCATAACATTTTCAGCATGATGCTCGTCGAGTTTGGGCTGTTCGGTTTGATCATCGTGCTTGGGTTTGTGGCGCTCATCGCTCATGTGGCGCTAAAGCAATCGATGACATTGGCTCGATTTTTTTCAATTGGTGGAATTGGTCTTCTCTTTATCCATAGTAATCTGGAATATCCTTTATGGTATTTCTGGTTTTTGGTCTTATTCTGTTTATTGTTGACTAACCTCTTCGAGATTAAAACTGTCGAAGGTGATTCCCGCTGGCTTAAGCCTGTGGTGGGTATCTGCGGGTGCTTAATGGTGATAGTTCTTCTGGTCAATGTGGGGTATCAGTTTTTTCGCATCAGCTCGGTAGCAGTTGAAGTAAATCGTGGGAGTGAGGATTATCAGAAATTATCCTTTTTGGCCAACGACTCTTTAATGGGGCCTTACGCCATACTGCGGAAGTATCGAGATTTTGCACCCGAGAGTGCTAACGTCGATTGGCAGCTGCGGGAAGCTCGGAGGATGAAGCGTTGGCAGCCCAGAGATCTGGTCCTTTTGCGTGAATTTTCATTGCTGGTCCTGGATGAAGAATATCAAGAAGCTTGTGTGGCAGCCGAGCATCTAGCTTACCGTTACCCTCGCTCCGCACCTATTATGCTGAACCATAGTATGTTGGCTGATACTTTTTCACCTGCGCGAATTGCCGGAATTGCAAATTGTATCGAGAAGGGCCTCGCTCCACGGGGTGAGACAATTTTGTCGGTGGAGCAGAAAAATAAAGCTAGGTTGTCCAGATAA
- a CDS encoding O-antigen ligase family protein, translating to MKLTCCFRRAFLPLLILIWVAAFFGYLGWKPGFAYNAQRYFEILILGCILCVGVTLTIRFRWGRIWGGGCVVLLLLMVLAVWQADNRWLAFREGALYLALFAGVLAVAKVRAHAGAASFDRAAYTGLVLFSFGCSLIVLEGLLLSLSINKLDPRIIFGAFVNVRVLAELQFLTLLLLPAAWLQADSIGWRRFVALTAVLWWALLLLTGTRAALIALPFSLLVLFLTAGRDALQWFRVLGAQFIGGLCVFLVMRVGVAHFLGQPLLGEGGMSFARASSSGRLELWWNAWVHFLERPWLGNGPGSFACFSNQLVATPHNLFFQFLSEWGLLVTLLAFALALFIFIKLVQHLRFRPECSVLHYSLFATLITVVTASMMEGMITGPLQQMLIVLVFGWALQIFGGERFFLQVASGSLGYRSIRLLLLVAFLALTLWGVKADLAMQRELLVSPDGKVNLSYGPRFWADGHDYCPGWHERYEKR from the coding sequence ATGAAATTAACTTGTTGCTTCCGGCGAGCTTTTCTGCCTTTATTGATTTTAATTTGGGTCGCGGCTTTTTTTGGTTACCTGGGTTGGAAGCCGGGTTTTGCTTACAACGCTCAGCGTTATTTTGAGATCCTGATCCTCGGTTGCATCTTGTGTGTCGGTGTGACGCTGACTATTCGTTTCCGCTGGGGACGAATCTGGGGCGGTGGTTGCGTTGTTTTGCTTTTACTCATGGTGCTAGCGGTTTGGCAGGCGGACAATCGATGGCTAGCGTTTAGGGAGGGGGCTCTTTATTTAGCGTTGTTTGCCGGAGTTCTCGCGGTTGCCAAGGTAAGGGCGCACGCCGGGGCGGCTAGTTTCGATCGAGCAGCATACACTGGTTTAGTTTTGTTCAGTTTCGGATGTTCCTTGATCGTTTTGGAGGGACTGCTGCTCAGCCTTTCCATAAACAAGCTGGATCCACGCATCATATTTGGTGCTTTTGTCAATGTACGCGTTTTGGCTGAGCTGCAGTTTTTAACGTTGTTGTTGCTCCCAGCTGCTTGGTTGCAGGCAGATTCAATTGGCTGGCGACGTTTTGTCGCATTAACGGCCGTTCTTTGGTGGGCACTGCTCTTACTAACTGGTACGCGAGCAGCACTGATAGCTTTGCCGTTTTCACTGCTTGTTCTTTTCCTGACTGCAGGGCGCGATGCTTTGCAATGGTTTAGGGTGTTAGGTGCGCAGTTTATCGGCGGATTGTGCGTCTTCCTGGTTATGCGTGTTGGTGTGGCGCACTTTCTGGGGCAGCCCCTGCTGGGAGAAGGGGGGATGAGCTTTGCTCGGGCTTCTTCAAGCGGGCGCTTGGAATTATGGTGGAACGCTTGGGTTCATTTTCTTGAGAGGCCGTGGCTCGGTAATGGTCCTGGATCCTTTGCTTGCTTTAGTAATCAGCTTGTAGCGACTCCTCATAACCTGTTTTTTCAATTCCTTTCGGAGTGGGGGCTTCTGGTAACCCTTCTGGCATTTGCACTTGCCTTATTTATCTTTATAAAGCTTGTTCAACACCTTCGTTTTCGTCCCGAGTGCAGTGTCCTTCATTACTCCCTGTTTGCCACTCTGATCACAGTCGTAACTGCAAGTATGATGGAGGGAATGATAACGGGGCCACTGCAGCAGATGCTAATCGTGCTTGTGTTTGGCTGGGCGCTGCAGATTTTTGGGGGAGAGAGATTTTTTCTACAAGTGGCTTCCGGGTCACTAGGTTATCGATCGATTAGGTTATTGCTTTTGGTTGCATTTTTAGCGTTAACGCTGTGGGGTGTAAAAGCAGATCTTGCCATGCAAAGAGAGCTGCTGGTCTCGCCGGATGGAAAGGTTAACCTCAGTTACGGTCCAAGGTTTTGGGCGGACGGCCATGATTACTGCCCTGGCTGGCATGAGCGATATGAGAAACGCTAA